One genomic window of Etheostoma spectabile isolate EspeVRDwgs_2016 chromosome 5, UIUC_Espe_1.0, whole genome shotgun sequence includes the following:
- the LOC116689028 gene encoding gastrula zinc finger protein XlCGF49.1 has translation MLTPTYEESDHSEPEPNTAHQFFSHTSCVAESQDQKGDEHGDSGSTTNAEHSDNVNTCNLSTIHCNTHTSTRAFECNTCGKAFKYKSDFQRHQMVHTDKKPYSCNTCGKTFIRASSLNAHVRIHTGEKPYSCNVCSKRFSQTSTLNAHKRIHTGEKAYSCSTCGKRFGHISILNTHKRIHTGEKSYPCNTCGKRFSRTSTLNTHLIVHTGEKPYSCNMCGKRFSQTKLLNSHLRVHTGEKPYSCKMCGERFSWTSQLKRHIVTHTSEKPEQQHL, from the exons ATGTTGACTCCTACTTATGAGGAAA GTGACCACAGTGAACCAGAACCAAACACTGCCCACCAGTTCTTCTCTCACACCTCTTGTGTGGCTGAGAGCCAAGATCAGAAAGGGGATGAGCACGGAGACTCTGGGTCAACTACAAATGCAGAACACAGTGACAATGTAAACACCTGTAACTTGTCAACGATTCACTGTAACACTCACACAAGTACAAGGGCTTTCGAATGTAACACGTGTGGGAAAGCTTTCAAATATAAGTCAGATTTTCAAAGACACCAGATGGTACACACAGATAAGAAGCCATATTCATGCAACACCTGTGGGAAAACCTTTATCCGGGCATCATCCTTGAATGCTCATGTGAGAATTCATACAGGTGAGAAGCCATATTCCTGCAATGTGTGCAGCAAAAGATTTAGTCAGACATCAACATTGAACGCTCATAAAAGAATCCATACTGGTGAGAAGGCATATTCATGCAGCACATGTGGGAAAAGATTCGGTCACATATCAATATTGAATACTCATAAAagaatccacacaggtgagaagTCCTATCCGTGCAACACCTGTGGGAAAAGATTCAGTCGGACATCAACATTGAACACTCACTTAATAGTCCATACAGGTGAGAAGCCATATTCATGCAACATGTGTGGGAAGAGATTCAGTCAGACAAAACTATTGAACTCTCATTTAAGAGTCCATACTGGTGAGAAGCCATATTCTTGCAAAATGTGTGGGGAAAGGTTCAGTTGGACGTCACAGTTGAAGAGACATATAGTAACCCATACGAGTGAAAAGCCGGAACAGCAACACCTGTAG
- the LOC116689025 gene encoding gastrula zinc finger protein XlCGF57.1 isoform X3, translated as MSSIEYLREFVNERLTAAAEEIFGVFERTIVEYEEEIDRQRRLLDIVWKPEIKLLRIELQQQHVSKEEEEVTADQPLCIQEWNSSLDQEEPEPPQIKEEQEEQEELCTSQEGEQLELKQETDAFMLTPTYEKSDHSEDQTLYLSTAETLSVMEKTPLSYIWDIKSDHSEPEPNTDHQLLSHISHEAESQDQKGGEHGDSRNAEPEKQNQHHKSNLVESQCNTHTGKMYFKCDTCEKDFKYRSLLQRHLSVHTGEKPYSCETCGKDFKLSSALTVHMRMHTGEKPYTCETCGKDFRRNNELVVHMRTHTGEKPYLCKTCRKTFCDIKSLKRHMGIHTGEKPYTCETCGKDFRRSDELIVHMRIHTGEKPYVCKTCGKAFRQRGDLTVHIRTHTGEKPFTCKTCGKGYRCKSGLLVHMRRAHTSEKP; from the exons ATGTCTTCGATTGAGTATTTGAGAGAGTTTGTCAACGAGCGActaactgctgctgctgaagaaATATTCGGAGTTTTTGAGAGAACTATCGTCGAGTACGAGGAAGAGATCGATCGTCAGCGCAGACTGTTGGATATCGTTTGGAAACCTGAAATAAAGTTACTCCGGATAG AGCTCCAACAGCAACATGTCTctaaggaggaggaagaggttaCCGCTGATCAGCCACTCTGTATTCAGGAGTGGAACTCCAGTCTGGACCAAGAGGAGCCAGAGCCTCCACagattaaagaggaacaggaggaacaggaggaactcTGCaccagtcaggagggagagcagcttgaactgaagcaggagaccGATGCCTTCATGTTGACTCCTACTTATGAGAAAAGTGACCACAGTGAAGATCAGACTCTGTACCTGAGTACTGCCGAAACGCTGAGTGTGATGGAAAAAACGCCTTTAAGCTATATTTGGGATATAAAAAGTGACCACAGTGAACCAGAACCAAACACTGACCACCAGCTCCTCTCTCACATCTCTCATGAAGCTGAGAGCCAAGATCAGAAAGGAGGCGAGCATGGAGACTCTAGAAATGCAGAGCCAGAAAAACAGAATCAACATCACAAAAGCAACTTGGTAGAGAGTCAGTGTAATACTCACACAggcaaaatgtatttcaaatgtGACACATGTGAAAAAGATTTTAAGTATAGGTCACTATTGCAGAGACATCTGAGCGTCCACACAGGCGAGAAGCCATATTCTTGCGAAACATGTGGGAAAGATTTCAAACTTAGCAGTGCCTTGACAGTCCACATGAGAATGCACACAG gtgagaagcCGTATACCTGTGAAACATGTGGGAAAGATTTCAGACGTAACAACGAATTGGTGGTCCACATGAGAACCCACACAGGGGAGAAGCCGTACCTTTGCAAGACCTGCAGGAAAACCTTCTGTGACATTAAATCATTGAAAAGGCATATGGGaatccacacaggtgagaagcCATATACCTGTGAAACATGTGGGAAAGATTTCAGACGTAGCGATGAACTGATAGtccacatgagaatccacacaggtgagaaaCCATATGTTTGTAAAACATGTGGTAAAGCTTTTAGACAGAGGGGGGATTTGACAGTCCACATAAGAACCCACACAGGTGAGAAGCCTTTTACTTGTAAGACATGCGGAAAGGGTTACAGATGCAAAAGTGGCTTGTTGGTCCACATGAGAAGAGCCCACACTAGTGAGAAGCCGTAG
- the LOC116689025 gene encoding gastrula zinc finger protein XlCGF57.1 isoform X2, which translates to MSSIEYLREFVNERLTAAAEEIFGVFERTIVEYEEEIDRQRRLLDIVWKPEIKLLRIELQQQHVSKEEEEVTADQPLCIQEWNSSLDQEEPEPPQIKEEQEEQEELCTSQEGEQLELKQETDAFMLTPTYEKSDHSEDQTLYLSTAETLSVMEKTPLSYIWDIKSDHSEPEPNTDHQLLSHISHEAESQDQKGGEHGDSRNAEPEKQNQHHKSNLVESQCNTHTGKMYFKCDTCEKDFKYRSLLQRHLSVHTGEKPYSCETCGKDFKLSSALTVHMRMHTGEKPYFCKTCGIRFCAMPALRRHMTIHTGEKRHTCETCGKDFRLGSVLKVHMRTHTGEKPYTCETCGKDFRRNNELVVHMRTHTGEKPYLCKTCRKTFCDIKSLKRHMGIHTGEKPYTCETCGKDFRRSDELIVHMRIHTGEKPYVCKTCGKAFRQRGDLTVHIRTHTGEKPFTCKTCGKGYRCKSGLLVHMRRAHTSEKP; encoded by the exons ATGTCTTCGATTGAGTATTTGAGAGAGTTTGTCAACGAGCGActaactgctgctgctgaagaaATATTCGGAGTTTTTGAGAGAACTATCGTCGAGTACGAGGAAGAGATCGATCGTCAGCGCAGACTGTTGGATATCGTTTGGAAACCTGAAATAAAGTTACTCCGGATAG AGCTCCAACAGCAACATGTCTctaaggaggaggaagaggttaCCGCTGATCAGCCACTCTGTATTCAGGAGTGGAACTCCAGTCTGGACCAAGAGGAGCCAGAGCCTCCACagattaaagaggaacaggaggaacaggaggaactcTGCaccagtcaggagggagagcagcttgaactgaagcaggagaccGATGCCTTCATGTTGACTCCTACTTATGAGAAAAGTGACCACAGTGAAGATCAGACTCTGTACCTGAGTACTGCCGAAACGCTGAGTGTGATGGAAAAAACGCCTTTAAGCTATATTTGGGATATAAAAAGTGACCACAGTGAACCAGAACCAAACACTGACCACCAGCTCCTCTCTCACATCTCTCATGAAGCTGAGAGCCAAGATCAGAAAGGAGGCGAGCATGGAGACTCTAGAAATGCAGAGCCAGAAAAACAGAATCAACATCACAAAAGCAACTTGGTAGAGAGTCAGTGTAATACTCACACAggcaaaatgtatttcaaatgtGACACATGTGAAAAAGATTTTAAGTATAGGTCACTATTGCAGAGACATCTGAGCGTCCACACAGGCGAGAAGCCATATTCTTGCGAAACATGTGGGAAAGATTTCAAACTTAGCAGTGCCTTGACAGTCCACATGAGAATGCACACAGGTGAAAAGCCGTACTTTTGCAAGACCTGCGGGATAAGATTCTGTGCCATGCCAGCATTGAGAAGGCACATGACaatccacacaggtgagaagcGACATACGTGTGAAACATGTGGGAAAGATTTTCGACTCGGCAGTGTCTTGAAAGTCCACATGAGAACCCACACAG gtgagaagcCGTATACCTGTGAAACATGTGGGAAAGATTTCAGACGTAACAACGAATTGGTGGTCCACATGAGAACCCACACAGGGGAGAAGCCGTACCTTTGCAAGACCTGCAGGAAAACCTTCTGTGACATTAAATCATTGAAAAGGCATATGGGaatccacacaggtgagaagcCATATACCTGTGAAACATGTGGGAAAGATTTCAGACGTAGCGATGAACTGATAGtccacatgagaatccacacaggtgagaaaCCATATGTTTGTAAAACATGTGGTAAAGCTTTTAGACAGAGGGGGGATTTGACAGTCCACATAAGAACCCACACAGGTGAGAAGCCTTTTACTTGTAAGACATGCGGAAAGGGTTACAGATGCAAAAGTGGCTTGTTGGTCCACATGAGAAGAGCCCACACTAGTGAGAAGCCGTAG
- the LOC116689025 gene encoding gastrula zinc finger protein XlCGF57.1 isoform X1 — MSSIEYLREFVNERLTAAAEEIFGVFERTIVEYEEEIDRQRRLLDIVWKPEIKLLRIELQQQHVSKEEEEVTADQPLCIQEWNSSLDQEEPEPPQIKEEQEEQEELCTSQEGEQLELKQETDAFMLTPTYEKSDHSEDQTLYLSTAETLSVMEKTPLSYIWDIKSDHSEPEPNTDHQLLSHISHEAESQDQKGGEHGDSRNAEPEKQNQHHKSNLVESQCNTHTGKMYFKCDTCEKDFKYRSLLQRHLSVHTGEKPYSCETCGKDFKLSSALTVHMRMHTGEKPYFCKTCGIRFCAMPALRRHMTIHTGEKRHTCETCGKDFRLGSVLKVHMRTHTGEKPYLCKTCGNGFCDVSTLIKHLRIHTGEKPYTCETCGKDFRRNNELVVHMRTHTGEKPYLCKTCRKTFCDIKSLKRHMGIHTGEKPYTCETCGKDFRRSDELIVHMRIHTGEKPYVCKTCGKAFRQRGDLTVHIRTHTGEKPFTCKTCGKGYRCKSGLLVHMRRAHTSEKP; from the exons ATGTCTTCGATTGAGTATTTGAGAGAGTTTGTCAACGAGCGActaactgctgctgctgaagaaATATTCGGAGTTTTTGAGAGAACTATCGTCGAGTACGAGGAAGAGATCGATCGTCAGCGCAGACTGTTGGATATCGTTTGGAAACCTGAAATAAAGTTACTCCGGATAG AGCTCCAACAGCAACATGTCTctaaggaggaggaagaggttaCCGCTGATCAGCCACTCTGTATTCAGGAGTGGAACTCCAGTCTGGACCAAGAGGAGCCAGAGCCTCCACagattaaagaggaacaggaggaacaggaggaactcTGCaccagtcaggagggagagcagcttgaactgaagcaggagaccGATGCCTTCATGTTGACTCCTACTTATGAGAAAAGTGACCACAGTGAAGATCAGACTCTGTACCTGAGTACTGCCGAAACGCTGAGTGTGATGGAAAAAACGCCTTTAAGCTATATTTGGGATATAAAAAGTGACCACAGTGAACCAGAACCAAACACTGACCACCAGCTCCTCTCTCACATCTCTCATGAAGCTGAGAGCCAAGATCAGAAAGGAGGCGAGCATGGAGACTCTAGAAATGCAGAGCCAGAAAAACAGAATCAACATCACAAAAGCAACTTGGTAGAGAGTCAGTGTAATACTCACACAggcaaaatgtatttcaaatgtGACACATGTGAAAAAGATTTTAAGTATAGGTCACTATTGCAGAGACATCTGAGCGTCCACACAGGCGAGAAGCCATATTCTTGCGAAACATGTGGGAAAGATTTCAAACTTAGCAGTGCCTTGACAGTCCACATGAGAATGCACACAGGTGAAAAGCCGTACTTTTGCAAGACCTGCGGGATAAGATTCTGTGCCATGCCAGCATTGAGAAGGCACATGACaatccacacaggtgagaagcGACATACGTGTGAAACATGTGGGAAAGATTTTCGACTCGGCAGTGTCTTGAAAGTCCACATGAGAACCCACACAGGTGAGAAGCCGTACCTCTGCAAGACCTGCGGGAATGGATTCTGTGACGTTTCAACATTGATAAAGCActtgagaatccacacaggtgagaagcCGTATACCTGTGAAACATGTGGGAAAGATTTCAGACGTAACAACGAATTGGTGGTCCACATGAGAACCCACACAGGGGAGAAGCCGTACCTTTGCAAGACCTGCAGGAAAACCTTCTGTGACATTAAATCATTGAAAAGGCATATGGGaatccacacaggtgagaagcCATATACCTGTGAAACATGTGGGAAAGATTTCAGACGTAGCGATGAACTGATAGtccacatgagaatccacacaggtgagaaaCCATATGTTTGTAAAACATGTGGTAAAGCTTTTAGACAGAGGGGGGATTTGACAGTCCACATAAGAACCCACACAGGTGAGAAGCCTTTTACTTGTAAGACATGCGGAAAGGGTTACAGATGCAAAAGTGGCTTGTTGGTCCACATGAGAAGAGCCCACACTAGTGAGAAGCCGTAG